ATCGCTTCACCATACCGTCGGTACGTACGGGCTGATAACGTCGCCACAAGCGACATACCGTCGGTATGCCACACACCACAGGTACGGCCAACTTGCGAGGTAGGCATGTCCTGGCAACGGTTCCACCGCAGGCAACAAGCGATCGGATTCCTGCTGGAGCGGCTGGCGCGAACGCCGGACCGGCTTCCGGACCCCCGAAGTCACGACGAACTGTCGGACGTGTTCGCCGACAGGCAGCGACTGCTGTGCGCGCTGCAGCACAAATGGACGCAGCAGCTGACCGGTCGACTCGACACGCGACTGAGCGAGTGCGACGGCAGCAGCGGTGACAGGCTGGAGGCCGCTCGGCTGGCCTGGCAGGACACCGCGGCCGAGAATCCCGTGCTGCGCGCGGCGCTGGACCGACACGCCACTGCCCCGAAGGGCGAACTGCGGGAAGCCGTGGAACGGGAGCGACGCCTGCTGGCGCTGACAGCCGGCGTGGCCGAGCATTCCGAGCCGGATGCCGAGATAAGCCGCTCCGGAGCGGCGTTGTCGCGCCTGCTGCACGCCGCTGAGCACACCGAACCGCACACCCCGGCGCCGGTCATGGTCTGAAACCGAAACGCGAGAGTTGTTCGAAACCTCGGCGGGATATAGAAATGCGGCCATGACCAAATGGGACGAGACCGCCGTACCGGACCAGTCGGGGCGGACGGTGCTGATCACCGGCGCCAACTCGGGGCTGGGACTGCGAAGCGCACAGGTGCTGGCCTCCCGGGGAGCACGGGTGCTGCTCGGCTGCCGGGACCCCGAACGCGGCAAGCAGGCCGCGGAGCGAATCGAGGGATCGGCGCACGTGCTCCCCGAGGTCGTCGAGCTCGACCTGGCCGACCTGAGCTCGGTACGCGAGGCGGCTTCGCGAATCAGGGAACGCACCGGTGACCGCCTCGAGGTGCTGATGAACAACGCGGGCGTGATGGCAACACCGTTCCGGCACACCGCGGACGGTTTCGAGCTGCAGTTCGGGACCAACCACCTCGGGCACGCCGCGTTGACCTGGCTGCTGATGCCAGCGTTGCGCGGTGGACGGCACTCCCGGGTGGTGACGCTTTCCAGCCTCGCCCACCACGGCAGCGGGCTGGACACGACTGATCCGAACTTCCGGCGCCGCCGTTACTCGCCGCTGCGGGCCTACTCCCAGTCGAAACTGGCGAACCTGTTGTTCACCAGGGAACTCGACTCCAGACTCCGATCGGCCGGACTCGACATCACCAGCACCGCGGCCCACCCCGGTATGACCGCCACGGAACTGGCCCCCAACTCCGCACGGCACCGCGCGCTCCCCGGCGTCGTCAGTGCCGCGGTGAGCAAGGGCAACACACTGATCACCCAACGGGTGGAACTCGGAGCACTGCCACAGCTGTACGCGGCCACCGCACCGAACGTGGCAGGCGGCGACTACTTCGGGCCGGCACGACTGGCCGAGGTCCGCGGCCATCCCAAACGGGCCCGGCTCAATCCGGCCGCGCGGAACGACACGAGCGCGGGATGGCTGTGGGATATCACCGCGGAGCTGACCGGGATCTCGCCCGAACCGTTCTGATCGAAGTTTTTCCGGACGGGTTGGCGAGCTACCCGCCTGGCGGAACCTCCCACCGGCTCTCGCTCCGGCACGGACACCTCGGGTAAGGACCCGCCGAACAGCCGCGCCGGGGCGGCACGCTGTTTCGGTGAAGAGCGGGATCGGGTGAGTTCGGTCATTGTCGAGCACCGGTGGTCGGGGCGTAGCCTGTGGTCGTGACTGTGGCGCCGGAGGGGCGGAAGTTGTTGCGGCTCGAAGCCCGCAACAGTCAGACGCCGATCGAGAAGAAGCCGTCCTGGATCAAAACGCGCGCTCGCATGGGTCCGGAGTACCAGGAACTCAAGGGGCTGGTGCGACGCGAGGGCCTCAACACCGTCTGCGAGGAGGCGGGTTGTCCCAATATCTTCGAGTGTTGGGAGGACCGGGAGGCCACGTTCCTCATCGGCGGTGACCAGTGCACCCGCCGATGCGACTTCTGCCAGATCGACACGGGCAAACCCGCCGAGCTCGACACCACCGAACCACGCAAGGTCGCCGAGTCGGTGCAGGCCATGGGGCTGCGCTATTCGACGGTGACCGGTGTGGCCCGCGACGACCTCGACGACGGCGGCGCGTGGCTGTACGCGGAGACGGTGCGCCGGATCCACGAGCTCAACCCCGGTACGGGTGTCGAACTGCTGATCCCCGACTTCAACGCCGAGCCGGACCAGCTCGCCGAGGTGTTCGGGTCGCGCCCCGAGGTGCTCGCGCACAACATCGAGACCGTGCCGAGCGTGTTCAAGCGGATGCGCCCCGCGTTCCGGTACGACCGCTCGCTGAAGGTCCTCACCCTCGCGCGTGAGGCGGGTCTGGTGACCAAGTCGAACCTGATCCTCGGTATGGGCGAGACGCCCGAGGAGGTCGAGCCCACCCTGCGGGACCTGCACGAGGCGGGCTGCGACATCATCACCATCACGCAGTACCTGCGTCCCAGCCCCCGGCATCACCCGGTGGACCGCTGGGTCAAGCCCGAGGAGTTCGTCGAGCACACCAAGGCGGCGGAGCGCATCGGTTTCCCGGGCGTCATGGCGGGTCCGCTGGTCCGCTCCAGCTACCGGGCGGGGCGGCTGTACGCCAAGGCGACCGAGCACCGCGGCATGCCGCTGTCGGAGAACCTCGCGCACCTGGCGCAGGCGGGAACCGCCGCCCAGGAGGCCAGCAACCTGCTCTCCCGCTGAACCGCTCCCCCGGAGCGCGTGGGCGTCCCCCACGCGCTCCGGGGGACGGCATCGGCGATTCGTGGCTGGTGGATCAATTCCCGTCCCGGCCGACGCCGAGGTACCGGGAGCGCATGACGCGAACCAGGTACCACAGCGCGGAAAGCGCGAACATCGCGGCGGTGAGCAGTAACCAGCGTCCCAGGAAGGGCTGCTGGGTCTGTCCGGTCGCCGCGTAGTAGGTGAACTCCCCCTGCTCGATGATGCCGGGCAGGAACACCAGCAGCAGCAACGCGGATCCGAGCACCGGCACGCGTACGTGGTTGATCCACCCCACGGCCGTCCTCCCGCGACGGGCACCGGCGCGGAGCAGCCGATCCGCCCCCGCGTAGACGGGAAACAGCACCAGGTCGTGCAGCACCACCGCGCCCAGGAACCAGACCAACATCCGAGTGAAGCTCGGGCCGGGCACGAGCAGCACCACCACGTAGGCGGTCAGCGCGAAAGCCCCCAGTACCAGTAGCAGCTGGTACGGAGCGGCACCGTAGGCCCGCGAGAACCGGCGGAGCAACACGCGCATCTCAATCGCTCCCGAATTCGATGTCACGTACCCATTTGGTGTTGTGCACCCCCGGCAACGCGGGAACTATCACTCTGGCCGGGTAACCGTGGTCCATGGCTAGGTCGACGTCGTTGACCCGCAGCGCCAACAGCGCGTCGGGATCGAGCACCTGGTTGGACTGCAGCGTGGCCGCCCGGAACGCACCGACGGTCTCGATCGAACTCACCCTGGCCCAGGTCGGATCGGGAATCCCGGCCAGCACCGCCAGCTCACGCAGCCGTACCCCGCTCCAGCGTTGGGTCGTGGCCCACCCCTCCACACAGGCGATCGGCAGGGTCGCGGTGTGCTGCGGCATTCCCAGCAGCTCCCCTCGGGAGAACCGGGTGGTCCCGTTCCGGGAGCGCAGCACCAGCCGCCAGCTCTCCCCCGTATCGGCGGGATCTATCCGCGCGGCCTCGGCAGTGCGGTTGACCTGGAAATCGTTGGGACCGGAACCGTAGCTTCTGCCGCGGGGCAACAACAGGGCCACGCGACGAGCGGGGCCTCCCACCACCTGGCCGATGCTGAGCACCCCCAGCAGCAGGGATCCGGCTCCCACCAGACCGAGCGCGCCACGACGGCTCATGGTGGGCGCGGCGGGCTCGGCGGCCACCAGGCCGGTGCTGTCCAACGGTTCGGGGCGGGTTTCGGCCCGCGTGGTTCGCAGTACGGAACGCGGCGAGCGTGATCGCAGCGCGGCGAGCATGCGGGGGATCTTGAGCGCCACGTGCACGACGAATCCCGCGATGAACACCCAGGCGCCGTAGTAGTGCGCGGTGTAGAAGCTGAAACCGAACACGTAGTCGTACTGGATGTTGAGGACACCGGTGACGATCTCGAAGAGGACGCCCCCGACCAACAGCAGCAGCGCGAGGCGTTCCAGGACCTTGGCCGGCGAGCGGGCAGGGGGCCATTCGAACAGTTTCGGCACCACCGACCAGAGCTTCGCCAGCACGACCGGGATGAGCACCAGCCCGAGAATCACGTGCGTCCCCTGGTTGAGCACGTACAACCAGGCCGGGCTGGTCGGCCAGTCGAAGTCGGGCAGCCGCAACCAACCGACCTCGCGGGGAAACGCCTGGCCGAACCGCGGGCCGTAGGCGATGTAGGAAAGCAGCCCGGTGATGGTCACCAGCGGTAGCGTCACCAGCAGCACGGCACCGAGCATCGAGGTCAGCCAGGGCCCGCGCAGCGGACTGCGCCACATCCGGTTCCGATGCACCCCGGCGGGACGGAGCCGGGCCAACGATCGCCACGCACCGGCCGGAGAACCGAACGGTAGTTCCTCCCACGGATCACGACGTGTCTCCTCACGCGGAGCGGGCCGGATACTCCCGAGCTCCGGCGGTGGGGACGAGCCGACGGCCCGGTAAGTGACGTCCAGTTGGAACACGGCAGCCCGGCACACCTGCAGCACCTCCGTGAGCGACGATTCTGACGGGCAGTGTACGACGGCGATGCCTCCCTCCGGCGCGTTTCGCGGCGGGAAACGCCCCGGACCGTATGGACGCGTCCGAGGGACCGCGCCGTATCCTGGAGCTATGGCCAAGCAGGACCGAGCCGCGAAGAAAGAAGCGGCCAAACAGAGACGACAGGCGTCGAGCGGTCGTTTTAAACAGCTGTTCGAGGCGTTCAAGATGCAACGCCGAGAGGACCGGCTGCTGGTACCGCTGATGCTGGCGGTACTGCTCGGTGCGGCGGTCGTCGCGTTTCTGCTCGGCCTCGTCTGGGGGTTGGAATGGTTCTTCCTGCCCGTGGGTGTGGCCCTCGGCGCGTTGGGCGCGGTGATCGTGTTCGGCAGGCGCGTACAGCGCAACGTCTACAGCAAGGCCAGCGGCCAACCGGGCGCGGCGGGCTGGGCGCTGGAGAACATGCGCGGCAAGTGGGAACTGACCCAGGGCATCACCGGCAACAGCCAGCTGGACGCGGTGCACCGGCTCGTGGGCAAGCCCGGAATCGTCCTCGTCGGCGAGGGTGAACCGCACCGGGTCAAGAGCCTGATGGCCCAGGAGAAGAAGCGCATCTCGCGGCTGGTCGGCGAGACACCGATCTACGAGATCATGGTCGGTGACGGGCAGGAGCAGGTTCCGCTGCGGAAACTGCAGTCCAACATCATGAAGTTGCCCCGCAACATCAACGCCGGTCAGATCGACTCGTTGGAGAAGCAGCTCGAAGCGCTGGGCAACAGGGCCAACCCGATGCCGAAGGGTCCCGCGCCGCAGGGTGCGAAGATGCGCAACATGCAGCGCGCGAGCCGCAGGAAGTAACCGAGTACGGCAGAGCGCGGCGTGTGCCGCGCTTTCCGCCCGCTTTTCCAACCGATGAAGGGCGGATTACTCAGCTCCTCCGAAGGAGTGAACCGATTCGCCGCGGTGTTACACGGTTACACGGCGGCTGTCGGGATCGCACGGCGGTTGTCGGCTGCACGGTTTCAGCGGCACACCGGCTGTCACGGCCGAGTCGACGCCGTCCGAGATCAGCGACCCGTCCGAAGTCAGCGACCCCTCCGAGGTCAGCGACCCGTTCGAGGTCAGCGACACAGCACCACGGTGCCGCTGAGCCGGTCGTGCCAGGAACGCCCGTCGAGGTTCCACAGCACGGCGGGTACCAGCACGGCAGTCAGCACGCAGCGAAGCAGCGCACGCGGCAACCCCACGCTCGGGGTCGCGTCGACGCGTGCCACCCAGATCCGCGTCACCGCCATTCCGGGTGTGAACCCGAAGAACGCGACCGGCAACGCCGTGATCAGCGCCCACGAGACCAGACTCCAGTTTCCGGGCAGCTCCGGAGCCGTGAACAGCCCTGCCACGAGCGCCGCGAGCACGATGTCCACCAGAAAACCCAGTGCTCGCCGCCCCGTGGGCGCCACCGATCCGGAGCCCTGCTCGGGCAGTCCCAGACGTTCGCCCCGCCAGCGTTGCTCCGGTTGCCCCGACTCCCGCACGGATGCGGGGCCGGAGAGCCAGGAACCGAGTATTCTACCCACGTGACCAGCATACGGGGGCGTTCGAGCGCTCCGAACCGACGCCCGCTCCACCCCGGGGACAACGGACCGTTTCGTTAACGTCGGCGAAACACGCGGGTGACGACCGGGCAACACCGCCCCCCTAGCCTCATTCACGAGCCGGCGACGAGGAATGGCCGGTGAGCGGCACCAATGCGTGAAGGAGCCAGCGAGGGTGTTCAAGAATCCAGACGAGGTCCTACGCTTCATCTCCGACGAGGGCGTGAAGTTCGTCGATGTCCGGTTCTGCGACCTGCCGGGCGTCATGCAGCACTTCACCGTTCCCGCTTCGGCGTTCGACCACGACACCTTCACCGAGGGGCTGGCCTTCGATGGTTCGTCGGTGCGTGGTTTCCAGTCGATCCACGAGTCGGACATGCTGCTGCTGCCCGACCCGTACACGGCTCGTATCGACCCGTTCCGGATCGAGAAGACGCTGATCCTCAACTTCTTCGTGCACGACCCGTTCACGTTGGAGCCCTACAGCCGCGACCCGCGCAACATCGCCCGCAAGGCGGAGCAGTATCTGAACGAGTCCGGCATCGCCGACACGGCCTTCTTCGCCTCCGAGGCCGAGTTCTACATCTTCGACTCGGTGCGTTATTCCGAGGACGCGAACTCCTCGTTCCACGAGGTCGACTCGATCGAGGGCTGGTGGAACACCGGCCGCGCCGAGGACGGCGGAAACCTGGGTTACAAGACCCGCTACAAGGGCGGTTACTTCCCGGTCTCGCCGTACGACCACTTCGCCGACCTGCGCAACGAGATGACCACCGAGCTCGCCAAGGCCGGGTTCGACGTGGAGCGGGCCCACCACGAGGTGGGGACCGGCGGCCAGGCCGAGATCAACTACAAGTTCAACACGATGCTGCACGCCGCCGACGACCTGCAGCTGTTCAAGTACATCATCAAGAACACCGCTTGGCGGCACGGCAAGACCGTGACCTTCATGCCGAAGCCGCTGTTCGGTGACAACGGCTCCGGTATGCACTGCCACATGTCGCTGTGGCAGGGCGGTTCGCCGCTGTTCCACGACGAGTCCGGATACGCGGGACTGTCGGACACGGCGCGGTACTACATCGGCGGCATCCTGCACCACGCCCCGAGCCTGCTGGCGCTGACCAACCCGACGGTGAACTCCTACCACCGCCTGGTACCCGGCTTCGAGGCACCGGTGAACCTGGTCTACTCGCAGCGGAACCGCTCGGCCTGCATGCGCATCCCGATCACCGGGACGAACCCGAAGGCCAAGCGCGTCGAGTTCCGCTGCCCTGACCCGTCCGGTAACCCCTACCTCGGCTTCGCCTCGATGCTGATGGCGGGCCTGGACGGCATCCGCAACAAGATCGAGCCCGCGGACCCGATCGACAAGGACCTCTACGAGCTGCCGCCGGAAGAGGCCAGGAACGTGCCGCAGGTTCCCTCCAGCCTCAGCGAGGCGGTGGACAACCTCGAGTCCGACCACGAGTACCTGCTGGAAGGCGGCGTGTTCACCGAGGACCTGCTGGAGAACTTCATCTCGCTCAAGCGGGAGAACGAGATCGACCCGATCCGGCTACGTCCGCACCCGCACGAGTTCGCGCTGTACTTCGACGTGTGATCGACCGACGCACCGCGTGACACGAGTGGGCCCCGCCGCGGCGGGGCCCACTCTGTCGTGTGCTGTTCCGCTCGCCGCCTGTTCGGTGCGGAAGTCGTACCAGGGAAGTACCGGGCTAGCCGTTCCGGATGATTTCCGTGAGATCGGTTCCTGCTGTGAGAAGGGCGAGTGTGCGCTGCGCGATGACGTCGATTCTGGCTCGTAGTGCCGCGATCGGATCGTCGATCTCGTGGAGCTCTCGGATGTCGTGCATGGTTTTACGGATATCGGGGATCCGGTAACTCGCTGCGCGTAGCGCGGCGGTGATGCGAGCCTCTCGAATCGCGGACAAGGGATATCGGCGAACGCTGCGACTGGTCACGCGTTCCGGGGCCACCAATCCGGCTTGTTCCCAGAACCGCAGCGTCGATGTGCGGACGCCGAGGGCCGTGGCCAGTTCCGAGATCGTCATGGTGTCCGCCGCACCGGTTTCGGAGTCGTACACGGCTTCGTCGCGTATCGACAGCAGCGCTCGTTGGGCTTCGAGGGCGTCCTCCCGCGCACGGACGAGCTTGCCGTGCAACGAACTGATCAGCGTCACCGCCTCGTCGGTGGGAAGGGTTGGCACTCGCCGAAGAACATCTCTCGCCTCCACCGGGCCGATGGCGACGGCCAGGTTGCGGTAGGTGCGCAGCGCGAGCAGATGGACGCTGGAGAACTCACGGTATCCGTTCACGGCTCGAGGGACAGCCGGGATGACTCCCAGCCGTTCGAGATCACGGACCTGTTGGGGTGAGTAGCCCGCGGCCGCGGCAACGGCGGAGGTGTTGAGACTCCCCCGGTGTGCCCCCGAATCATTCACAGCGGTCGAACCCTCCACAAGCACTTCAATGCCACGCTCGAACCATGAGTATGCACCACATCCTCGGCGCGGTCCGCGAATTCGAAGGAATCCTCGAGCTCGCACCCGGCGCGGGAAGCGAGTTTCCCGAGATCGCCTGGGGTGATCACTTCTTCTACTACTCACCGGACGGGCGAATCCCGCGGCACCACCAGCCGTTCGCCACGATCGTCACGAAGGACTATCCCGGCGAGCCGCCGTCGAACCTGAGGGCAGCGGACCGATACCGCGTGAATGTCGATGTCGGCCGGTCGACATTCACCGAGCTCACCGGCGAAACCCCCCGCGACTTCGACTCGAGCGACAAGAAATCGCGGGAATTCGGTGAATCGGACGTGTTCATGCCCCATCCCGTGTACGGTGCTCGCGGCTGGGTGGCTGTCGTGAACCCGGCGGAACGGACCGTGGCCACCCTGGTTGATCTCCTGCACGGCGCGTACGAAAAACAACGGCGCCACGTCGACCGCCGAGCGCGCGAGAGCGAGCACAATCACAGCAGCGGACCGGAGCAGTGAGACACCGCGTGAGCCGCTGCCACGGTATCGGGGAACGGCTCGGCATCCGTGATGTCGAGCGCTGGTGCTCGGCCTGCCGCTGAACGCGTGCGGCAGGCGCCGAACAAGCAGCGTCATCACCGGGCTCGGCCCAGCAGCCCACCCACGGAGGACAACCGAGCGGCAGGATTCGTCCACGACGGGCGCGGCGCGGGCTTCACGAGCACGGCACCGCGCCCGACGCACTCTCACGGGTGGGTGGCTTCGGTTCAGTCGACGGTGAGTACCAGCTTGCCCCGCACGTGGCCCTGCTCCAGCAGTTCGTGCGCCTGGGCCGCGTCGCGCAGCGGGAAGGTGCGCTGCACCTCCACCCGCAGCTGACCGCGATCGATCAGCTTGCTCAACCAGGTCAGGTCCTCGGTGTCCGGTCGGACGAACACGTAGTGCCCGCCCTGCTGCAGCACGGTCTCGGGATCCTCCACCGAGGCGTGCCGCGAGCTGTCCCGCAGGATCTCCGGGGTTTCGCGCAGCGCGGTTCCACCGGCCATGTCGATCGCGGTGTCGACCTTGCCGTCACCACCGACGAGCTCGGCGACCCGCCCCTGCAACCCCGGGCCGTAGGTGACCGGCTCGGCTCCCAGCTCGCGCAGGAAGTCATGATTGCGTTCCGAGGCGGTCCCGATCACCCGGGAGGCCCCCAGCGCGAACGCGATCTGCACCGCGAGGTGCCCGACACCGCCTGCCGCGGCGTGCACCAGCACGGAATCGTCGGTGCCGGTCTCCACCGCCTGCAGCATCTGCAGCGCGGTGAGTCCGGCCAGCGGTAGTCCCGCGGCCTGCGTGAAGTCCGCCGCGCCCGGTTTGTGGGCCAGGGTCCGCACCGGAGCGGCGACCAGCTCGGCATAGGTGCCGTGCTGCACGTGGTCCTCGCGCACGTAGCCCACGACCTCGTCCCCGGGTTTGTACTCGGTCACGGCGGGCCCGACGGCACGGACCACGCCCGCGAGGTCCCAACCGGAGATCAACGGCGTGTGGTGCGGGAAGAGACCGCGCAGGTAACCGCAGCGGATCTTCCAGTCCACCGGGTTCACCCCCGCCGCCCTGGTCTCGACGAGCACTCGGTCGGGACCGACCAGCGGATCGTCCAACTCCTGGTACGAAAGAACGTCGGGTTCGCCGAATTCGGTGAGCGCGATAGCCTTCATGGTCCCTGCAACGACGTTTCGTCGCGATCTTATTCCGACATTCGGAGCAGCGCGTCCGGCCCGCCGGCCGAGCTTTCCGCCCGCCCGCTCGATGGTGACGAGAACCCGTGGGAGGTCGCGCCTGTCGGGCTCCCGCCCCCGGAAACCCCGGTCAACTCAGCACGTCCTCGTAGAAGACCCGTTCGACCACGCTCCTGGCACGCCGGGTCGCGCGCAGGTAGTCGTCCATCACCTGACCGGAGTCCGAGCCGCTCGGATAACCCAACGCCGCGGCCACCCCGTTGAGCTCCCTGGAGTGTTTGGGAAGCTGATCACTCCCCTTGCCCCGCACCAGCATCACGGCATTGCGCGCCCGCATGGCCAGCGTCCATGCGCTCTCCAGGGTCGCCGCGTCCTCTTCGGTCAGCAGTCCGGCACCGGCAGCGGCGCGCAACCCACCGACCGTCGAGGTGGTGCGCAGTTCGGGGAACTCGTGGGCGAAACGCAGCTGCAACAGCTGTAGCGTCCACTCCACATCGGCCAGTCCGCCGCGCCCCAGCTTGGTGTGGGTGGTCGGATCGGCACCGCGCGGCAACCGCTCGGCATCGACCCGCGCCTTGATACGTCGAATCTCACGTACCCTGCCCGCGTCCGGCCCACCCTCCGGATAACGGATCGGGTCCACGGCGGAGCGGAACCTCTCCCCCAGCTCGGCATCCCCCGCCACCGGACGCGCCCGCAACAACGCCTGGGCCTCCCAGATCTGGGCCCACCTCCGGTAGTAGTTCAGATAGGAGTCCAGCGTCCGGACCAGCGGCCCCGACCTCCCCTCCGGCCGTAGATCGGTGTCCACCTCCAACGGCGGGTCCTGACTCGGCTTGCCCAACAGCCTGCGCACCTGCTCGACCACAGCGGTCGCGAACCGCACGGCGGTACTGTCGTCCGCTCCCCCGAGCGGCTCGCAGACGAACATCACGTCGGCGTCGGAACCGTAGCCGAGTTCGGCACCTCCCAGCCTGCCCATCCCGATCACGGCGATCCTGGCGGGCCGCGCGGCACCGTCGACCCCACCGTTGGGAGCCGACCACTCCGACCTGGCCGCCACGTCACGGACAGCGGCGTCCAACGTGGCCTGCAACACCGCCACCCACACCGTGGAGAGCGCGGCGAACACGTCGTGCGGCTGGATCACCCCGAGCAGATCTCCCGCCGCCACCCGCAGCAACTCGTGCCTGCGCAGCGAACGTGCCGCCGATGCAGCCCGCTCCGGTTCGCTGTGCCGCGCCACCGCGCTGCACAGCGAACCGGCCACCTCCGCCGGATCCCGTTCGGACAGTTCCGCGGTGTCGGCCAACAGCCGCAGCACTTCGGGAGCGCGTACCAGCAACTCGGGAACCAGCTTCGAAGTGCCCAGCAGGAAGGCGAGCCGTTCGGCAACCACTGCCTCGTCCCGCAACAACCGCAGATACCACGGGGTGTCCGCGAGCGCCTCGGAAACGTTGCGGTACGCCAACAGCCCCCCGTCCGGATCGGGAGTTCGGCCCAGCAGATCCAGCAGCACCGGCAGCAGGGTGCCCTGGATGCTCGCACGACGCGTCATCCCCGAGGTCAGCGCCGCGATGTGGCGCAACGCCCCTTCCGGGGAGGTGTAACCCAACGCTGCCAACCGGTCAACCGCTGCCCCGGTGGTCAGCCGCAACGCCTCGGTGGGCACCTTCGCGACCGACTCCAGCAACGGCCGGTAGAACAACTTCTCGTGCAACCTGCGCACCCGGTTGCCCTGTCTGCGGTACTCACCGAGCAGCACGTCGGCCGCCTCCTGGCTGCCCTGCGAACGCATCCCCAACGCACGCGCCAGGTGGTGGAGCGTGGCCCGCTCCGTCGAAGGTGGGAACAGGTGGGTGCGTCGCAACCTGCGCAGCTGCAACCGGTGTTCCACGCCACGCAGAAAGGCGTAGGAATCGGCCATCGCACCGGCGTCACTGCGGGCCACGTACCCACGTTCGCCCAACGAGCGAAGCGCCGTCATGGTGGAACGAGACCGGATGTCTTCGTCCCCCCTGCCGTGCACCAGCTGCAACAGCTGCACCGCGAACTCCACGTCGCGCAGTCCACCCCTGCCGAGCTTGAGTTCGCGATCGGTCTGCTCGGCGGGGACGTGCTGTTCGACACGTTGCCGCATGGAGCGCACGTCGGTGACGAAGTCCTCCCGCTCCGCGGCCGTCCAGATCAACGGCCGAACCGCCTCCGAGTAACGCTCGCCCAGCTCGGTGTCGCCCGCCACCGGGCGCGCCTTGAGCAGCGCCTGGAACTCCCAGGTACGGGCCCAGCGACGGTAGTAGCTCAGATGTCCATCCAGAGTCCGCACCAGCGCCCCGGCCTTGCCCTCCGGCCGGAGGGCGGCATCCACGTCGAAGAAGGCGGCACCCGCGACGCGCATGAGCGTGCTCGCCAGCCGTGTGGCAGGTGCGACGTCCTCCTCCGAGTCGGCCACGAACACGACGTCGACATCGCTGACGTAGTTCAGTTCCCCGCCGCCGCACTTGCCCATCGCGATCACCGAGAGACGCGGCGTGTGCTGCCCGGGCAGCTCGGAGGCGGCCACCGCCCACGCCGCGCGCAACGCCGCGACCGCCGCGTCGGAGAGCCTGCCGGTGATCTCCTCGTACGGGGGAGCGGTGATGCT
This portion of the Actinopolyspora lacussalsi genome encodes:
- a CDS encoding glutamate-ammonia-ligase adenylyltransferase (product_source=KO:K00982; cath_funfam=1.10.4050.10,1.20.120.330,3.30.460.10; cog=COG1391; ko=KO:K00982; pfam=PF03710,PF08335; superfamily=81301,81593), whose translation is MAQANWQRSGAVPSPARYGFSDVERAEAQLRAAGWWGDSGPLPGTEPVLETLSRTPDPDLALHSVDRLRESSAAEWTELEGRLSADSDLRARLLATIGYSSALADHLVAHPADWRRLAGDDIRQRGVREFSAELLHSVGAMTTSSPGGGIPELPVATVDSSTAVTPLRAAYRGLLLEIAAADLAGSVDPSITAPPYEEITGRLSDAAVAALRAAWAVAASELPGQHTPRLSVIAMGKCGGGELNYVSDVDVVFVADSEEDVAPATRLASTLMRVAGAAFFDVDAALRPEGKAGALVRTLDGHLSYYRRWARTWEFQALLKARPVAGDTELGERYSEAVRPLIWTAAEREDFVTDVRSMRQRVEQHVPAEQTDRELKLGRGGLRDVEFAVQLLQLVHGRGDEDIRSRSTMTALRSLGERGYVARSDAGAMADSYAFLRGVEHRLQLRRLRRTHLFPPSTERATLHHLARALGMRSQGSQEAADVLLGEYRRQGNRVRRLHEKLFYRPLLESVAKVPTEALRLTTGAAVDRLAALGYTSPEGALRHIAALTSGMTRRASIQGTLLPVLLDLLGRTPDPDGGLLAYRNVSEALADTPWYLRLLRDEAVVAERLAFLLGTSKLVPELLVRAPEVLRLLADTAELSERDPAEVAGSLCSAVARHSEPERAASAARSLRRHELLRVAAGDLLGVIQPHDVFAALSTVWVAVLQATLDAAVRDVAARSEWSAPNGGVDGAARPARIAVIGMGRLGGAELGYGSDADVMFVCEPLGGADDSTAVRFATAVVEQVRRLLGKPSQDPPLEVDTDLRPEGRSGPLVRTLDSYLNYYRRWAQIWEAQALLRARPVAGDAELGERFRSAVDPIRYPEGGPDAGRVREIRRIKARVDAERLPRGADPTTHTKLGRGGLADVEWTLQLLQLRFAHEFPELRTTSTVGGLRAAAGAGLLTEEDAATLESAWTLAMRARNAVMLVRGKGSDQLPKHSRELNGVAAALGYPSGSDSGQVMDDYLRATRRARSVVERVFYEDVLS